The Mastomys coucha isolate ucsf_1 unplaced genomic scaffold, UCSF_Mcou_1 pScaffold4, whole genome shotgun sequence genome has a segment encoding these proteins:
- the LOC116075839 gene encoding lys-63-specific deubiquitinase BRCC36-like: MAVRMMQRVQAVHLESDAFLVCLNHALSTEKEEVMGLCIGQLNDHGRSDSKLAYAEDEMSTVAKKMDAVRIVHIHSVIILRRSDKTKDRVEISPEQLSAASIEAERLAEQTGRPMRVVGWYHSHPHITVWPSHVDVRTQAMYQMMDQSFVGLIFACFIEDKPTNIGRVLYTCFQSVQASKSSEYERLEIPIHIVPHTTIGTVCLRSAVELPGILCQEEQDAYRRIHGLTHLDSVAKIHNGSVFTKHLCSQMSAVCGPLLQWLEDRLEQNQQRLQELEQEKEDLMEELSSLE; this comes from the coding sequence ATGGCTGTACGGATGATGCAGAGAGTGCAGGCGGTTCACCTGGAATCGGATGCTTTCCTGGTTTGTCTCAATCATGCTCTGagcacagagaaggaggaggtgatGGGTCTGTGTATAGGGCAGTTGAATGATCACGGGAGGAGTGACTCCAAGCTTGCATACGCTGAAGATGAAATGTCCACAGTTGCGAAAAAGATGGATGCCGTCAGAATTGTTCACATTCATTCTGTTATCATCTTGCGACGTTCTGACAAGACAAAGGACCGGGTAGAAATTTCTCCGGAGCAACTGTCTGCAGCCTCGATAGAGGCAGAAAGGTTAGCGGAGCAAACAGGTCGTCCCATGAGAGTTGTTGGCTGGTACCACTCCCACCCTCATATAACCGTTTGGCCTTCTCATGTCGACGTCCGTACACAAGCCATGTACCAGATGATGGATCAAAGCTTTGTAGGACTGATTTTTGCTTGTTTCATAGAAGACAAACCCACAAATATTGGCCGTGTACTCTATACTTGCTTCCAGTCTGTACAAGCATCAAAGAGTTCGGAATATGAGAGACTTGAAATCCCAATCCATATTGTACCTCATACCACCATTGGGACAGTATGCCTCAGGTCAGCAGTAGAGCTGCCGGGGATCCTATGTCAGGAAGAACAAGATGCTTATAGGAGGATTCATGGCCTTACACATCTGGACTCAGTAGCCAAGATCCATAATGGCTCTGTATTCACCAAGCATCTGTGCAGTCAGATGTCCGCGGTCTGTGGGCCTCTCCTACAGTGGTTGGAAGACAGACTGGAGCAGAACCAGCAGCGTTTGCAGGAGTTGgaacaagaaaaggaagaccTTATGGAAGAGCTGTCTTCCCTAGAATAA